In Lolium rigidum isolate FL_2022 chromosome 3, APGP_CSIRO_Lrig_0.1, whole genome shotgun sequence, the genomic window TACGGCATCGGTCGATGGAAAGAACGAAATATTTGCCACCAGCAGCACGTATAGCATCACAGGTGGTTATCAGGTTGTCCGGCCGGCGGTGCACTGGAGGAGCGCATATTGAGATCGATCGATCGAGCGCGGGGACGTACACGGCTAGCTAGCTCAGGCGCGCGCGTGCAATGGCGCTCAACTACATGGGCGCCGCGGCCATCAACGCGGTGGCCGCCctgctgtccatcccggtgatcgccgtcggcatctGGCTCTCCACGCAGGCCGACAACGCGTGCGTCCAGATCCTCCAGTGGCCGCTCATCGGTCTCGGCGTCGCCGTCCTGGCCGTCGGGCTCGCGGGCTTCATCGGCGCGTTCTGGCGCCTCCCCTGGCTCCTCCTCGCCTACCTCGTCTTCatgctcctcctcgtcgccgcgctTGCCTGCCTcgccgtcttcgtcttcgtcgccACCACTGGCTCCTCCGGCCACCCCGTGCCTGGCCGGGCCTTCCTCGAGTACGACCTCGACGACTACTCCGGCTGGCTTCGCCGCCGCGTCGACGCGCCGGGGAGGTGGGACGAGATCAAGACGTgcctcgccgccaccgcgcccgTGTGCTCGGACCTCAACCAGACGTACACCACGCCGCAGGCCTTTTTCGCCACGTGGCTCACCCCGATGCAGTCCGGGTGCTGCAAGCCGCCGACGAGGTGCGGCTACACCTTTGTCAGCGCGACCAACTGGATCAGCCCCATCGATGGTGGAGTCGACCCCGACTGCGCCGCCTGGAGCAACGACCAGGACCGGCTCTGCTACTCCTGTGACTCATGCAAGGCCGGCCTGCTCCAGAACCTCCGCCGGGAGTGGCGACGTGCcgacgtcgtcctcgtcgtcgccacCGTGGCGCTGTTCGTGGTCTACGCCATGGGATGCTACGCGTTCCGCGCCGCCAGGACCGACGAGCTCTTCCGCCGCTACAGACAGGGCTACACGTAGTTAATTAGACAGTGATACAAGTGCTTAATCCATTTACTAGTACTTTATTTATTTGACAAGTTTTTTAGGAATGGTCGTTGTACAATTCCACAAAACTGTGCATCCTTATATTTTCTCCTTTCAATCAAAAGAGAAATTTAAGAGATTATTCACTATGCATTCGTATTTATGTTCTTTTCGGTCAAACGAGAAATTTCAAGATAAAATTTCGTGTTCTTGTCTATTTTGTGGCCTCCGGAGATTTTGCTAATCTAACCGGGCTACTCCCTTTAATAATAAAGATATTAGAGAAAAATAAGTTAAAGATTATAGATTAATATATTATTCGCATGAAGCACACGCCAAAGTACTATTAGAGCAAACAACAACTAACTAGAGAGACTGCATTTTTCCTCCAGCAGGAAAAAAACATAAAACCATAACAGACCTTGCCATAACACATGTAAAGAACACATAATAATGTTGTCACAAAAGGAAAATTTAGGAGAACTTACATTGTCTCTAGTTAGAATAACATTTAAAACAACTACCATAAGAAAGATTTGTTTCAAAGGAATTTTAGCTTCCAAATTCCCTTATTATGAGCAACAAAAATGTTGTTAGAATTAAGAGACCAAATCAAACCATTTGAAACATAGGACCCCGGAACTTGCGGAGCAAGATTATTAAAGAAATTTACACCCAAGAGGCCAAGAAGCAAATATCATTCTAAAAGGGATATTGAAGTTCACATTCATAAATTGAGAAACACTATGATATTCTTCTTGACAAATGTCAAACATCAGAGGGTGACTATAAGCAATTGAAGTGGAGTTGAGCTAGGGGTCTAACCATAATCTAACTAAATTTACCCTATTAAAAATAACTTTACAACCGGAGGAATAGGTTTCTTTAACTTTCAAAAGAGCTTATGCAGGTAAAATCATTTAATCTAGTCTTCATCGAGGCTACAATTTTGTTGCATAGATATTTTGTCTTCACTATTCTTTGCATGAATATCGACTTACACCACCACTTAGAAAGGAGACTGATATTTTCTTATCAAAGCTTGAAACCAACTCCAACTTTGGACCTGGATCTACGAAATATTTTCTACTTAACCGTACCATGTAATGAGCCTTTTCTTTTCCCAACCCAAAAGCATATCCAGTTCTTCAACAAAAGTTTAACTTGGAAGAAACATAAAGATATAGCAAGAGGGAATGACATACAAACATGAATCCAACATTCTTAACCTAGCACCTTAGGAAACACAATTACAAATCTAAGCATCTATGTTTTTATGGGGTAATTGGATATACGCCACTGGAATTTTGGGCTATTTGAGAAACGTCATTGCAACTTTCAACTATTGAAAAATGCAACTACAATTCTCTATACATTCCACAAACACCATTTTGCCATTTTTAACACCAAACTACGCAATATACACTTGTATTTCCGCTGTACATACATAGACACAGTGGTCCCTATGAGAGTTGGCTTGTGCTGCCGGTTCATTTTTTGTGTAATAATTATTTCATTAATTTATGATACTTCTTTTGTAATAAAACAATACACACGTTGTGTATTTATGCTCTTTGAGAATAAAATGGCAGCACCTATAAAGTTCTCTCTTTGCTTGCTAATATTTTCTAACGAGTGGAGTGATGTTGTGCTAATCCATCATATACTATTTAGTTGGTAAATCAATATATTTTAGCTTTTGCGGTGCTTACAGACACTCATATAATCATATCACTATAAACTGTGTTTTTATTACTCTTTGCATCCCGTAAGCTGTTTTGGGTGTAAAACATAGTGTATACATATGTAGGACAAAAATATGAGTGTATATTGTGTGGTATGTGTGGTAAAATGGGCATAATGACATTCATGGGATGTATAGACAACTGCAATGGCGTTTTTCAAAAGTTGAAAGTTGTAGTTGTGTTTCTCAAATAGCTGGAAATTGCAATGGCATCTATCCAATTAACCTTTTTTTATGCGTTTTGCAACAAGAAAGTACTAGTCACTGTCACTGTTCTGAAGTGCGACATAAGTCGTAGGAACTCCGAAATACTTCAAAGGAAGATCTCCATattgaaaattaattttgaaGCCAAACatcatttctttctttttttgcgaATGAAATATATTGATTAAGCTACAGGAGCAGCCTCATGTAGACAACTCTGAAGCCAAACATCATTTCAAGCACGTAGAGATGCATTTTCAAGTTGATAGCATAGAAGGATCATTTTTTTATGCATAGGACTGTATCATCTGCATGTTGCAGATTTTCCAATGCGCGTACAAGATACAGTTCAACCAATGGTGATAGGTTAAATCGCTCAAATCAACGAGGTGACATCAGTCGACCGGGAACTAACTTGTCACACCCATTTCATATTCCTGGTTTCTTTCGGGTAATTGTTGGTAAGAAACGACATTTCAGGTACTTTTTGCGTGCACAGAATAATCACAGTGGCACGCGTATACATTGTGTCATGTCTGATATTTTTCTCGCTCAGTGAGATCATATTTACACGTTATACACTCAGACGGCTAATGTAGCCACGTATCTCCGCCCACACCACTGCGAATTCTGCACTGCCTGGTGTGGTGATCAATGTATCTGCATCACTGTGAATTCTGCTTGGTCGGTGATCAGTAGTCGGAGAGGCCGGCGGTGGCATTATGTGCCGGCGCCGTCTCGCCGGAAGGATCCATCAGCCTGTACCTGGCATACATGCCAGCAGCGCCAACCAGGGCCAGCGCCACCACGATGATCATTCTCCGCACCATCCCGCTCCGGTCCCTGGCGAAGCCGTACGCCGTGCCACCGGCGCCAGAGGCAGCCATCTCCTGGTGACCGCCTtcatcgtcgtcgctgccgtgCTCTTCATGACGCTTGgtcctcgcctcctcctcctgctcctcctggcgcttcttctcttccgcggcagcggcggcggcggcttcggcgACGTGTTTGTCGCCCTCCGGCAGGTCGACGGGCGAGAGCCTTggcatggtgatgtggaggaCGCCGTCCTTCTCGAACCTGGCGCGGATGCCGCCGGCGTCGCAGCCGTCGGGCACCTGCACGTCCTTGCGGAACCGGCTCCACTGGCCGCCTTCGAGCGGGCGCTCGCCGCTGATCCTCAGCCGGCCGTAGTTGTCGATCTGCACCCTCAGGTGCTCCTTCTGGAACCCTGCACAATTGCCCATAAATGAATCGATCACACACAATGACATCGCATCGTTCAGTAGAAATGCAACAAGCAGTTACAGAGTCGCAAACACTTGAAGAACAGCTGAGCTATAGGTTCAGAGCTGAAGCAGAGAAATGCATGCCTGGGAGGTTGAGGACGAGGATCTGCTTCTTGCTCTCCTCGACGAGGTTGTGCGACGGCACGAAGTCGACGTACGTGCGTGCGGCGGCCATGTTTAGCTGATCGACGGCGGCGGTTTCAGTTCGATCCAGACGGTGAACTTGCTAGCTGCTCTTGGGTGCAGGTGAGGGGGTGCGATCGATGAAGCTGGTGAATACTTCGATGCGTTGTGTGCGCATATATGTACGTGTGGGTGGAGTGCGGCACGGGTGGAGGAATTGCTTCGCGCATAGGGGCACGCTTGCAAGAAGGAAGAATGCCAAGTTAGCTAGCTAGCTTCCCCTGCTTGCGGTCGTTCGGTGTGATACCTTCCCTTGCCTTGGCGAGTGCGGTCTTCTCGTGCGTGCGTCGATTTTCCTCTGGTCGCGCGCGTCGGGTTGGACCCGGTCCATGAACGCACTCCACCCGTTACTGCGTCTACATATGTGTTGCTGTTAGTTAAGCCTGGCCCGGCATGGGAgtggggcctgggcctgggcctgcagATCGATCAATGGCTGGTGATTTCTGATTAGGTTCGACCGATCATATCTGTTTACGATTGGCCCATCTAAAAGTCTGGTATAGAAATTCCTTCAGTTTTTTGGGCAGAACTTCGGGAGCTTTTTATTCAACAGAGTTTCCGGTGAGACTAGTCCCGTGCATGGGACCTCCCGTGCACGATGTCATTAGGTTTAGATGTGTTTGCTCAAGCTGAAACACACCGTTTATCAATGAAACTTGGCAAAACAGGATGACACGAATCATAAAGCAGAGTATCAACAGTATAAGCATGCACGGGACCTCCCGTGCATGTGACCAAGACATTTCTCTCCGGTACACACCCAGCACACATGCCGTTTACAAAAAAAGGAGGACTCTCGTCCATCTACCATCTCGTCAACTCCAAGGTGCGAGCAAGCTTAGCACACATATGAGCCAAAATACAACATGACTAATGGAAATTTTTCTAAAACCATAACTCTGCTCCCAACTTTATCTAAGATTGGCGCCACAACAGAACCTATCAGTATGACACGTAGACCCCATATGTCTAACTCTAAGCTATCAATCTCCACAAAGATGACTTTTGGCGATGGAGAATCTATAAAACCCTTATAGGGATTAATTCATGCGCCTAAGAAGGAAAAGTGAGAACGAGCAACCCCTCCTCATGCACCTTTCATTTCCTATGCTTCTATGACACCATCTGTATTTGTTTGAACCCAGTCTAGGTCTGGTGGTCGCCAACATTGTGTGGAGGGGGTTTTAATTATTTCCCCTGGATTTTTCCGAATAAAAGGCCAAAGACCTAGCGTTTTTTTATTATTAAATGCCGAACAGAACATGCATCCCTAACATAAACGCCACCCCACACACAGTCTCCCTGGGGAAAAACCTCCCTCCAGGGTTAAAATTCAAACATCTCTCAACTTCAACCAACTACAGTTCACCAGTCCGCAAGCCAACAGCCAAAAACACTAAACCAAAGTAAGGATAACATAATCAAAAAGCAACTGCTTCAATGGAAGAACACATGTCGCCACCCTCAGCAAACATCCAAATAGGTAAAAGAGTTTTAAACTTCCATCCTCCAGATTCCAAAAGTCCATCCTTTGCTGCAATGGAAGAACTCATTCGCTACCAGCAGCAGCAACTTACCTGCTCGCTGTTTGTCTTGAAGTTATGTCCTCTGTAAGCCAACTCAAATATTAATAAAATGTGCTATCCTAGCAATTATATGCATAGGATCAGCGGGAAAAACTCCTTTGAAACAAGCCCCATTTTTACCATTCCAGAGAAACCAAAGCATAGCAGAAATACCTACGA contains:
- the LOC124694300 gene encoding protein TORNADO 2-like: MALNYMGAAAINAVAALLSIPVIAVGIWLSTQADNACVQILQWPLIGLGVAVLAVGLAGFIGAFWRLPWLLLAYLVFMLLLVAALACLAVFVFVATTGSSGHPVPGRAFLEYDLDDYSGWLRRRVDAPGRWDEIKTCLAATAPVCSDLNQTYTTPQAFFATWLTPMQSGCCKPPTRCGYTFVSATNWISPIDGGVDPDCAAWSNDQDRLCYSCDSCKAGLLQNLRREWRRADVVLVVATVALFVVYAMGCYAFRAARTDELFRRYRQGYT